Proteins encoded in a region of the Sander lucioperca isolate FBNREF2018 chromosome 18, SLUC_FBN_1.2, whole genome shotgun sequence genome:
- the fabp7a gene encoding fatty acid binding protein 7, brain, a, translating into MVDAFCATWKLVDSQNFDEYMKALGVGFATRQVGNVTKPTVEISQDGDKVVIKTLSTFRNTEISSKLGEEFDETTADDRHVKSTFTMEGDKLVQVQKWDGKETKFVREIKDGKLVATLTFEGVEAVRTYEKA; encoded by the exons ATGGTTGATGCTTTCTGTGCTACATGGAAACTGGTCGACAGCCAGAACTTTGATGAATACATGAAGGCACTTG gtGTTGGTTTTGCCACAAGACAAGTGGGCAATGTCACCAAACCGACAGTAGAGATCAGCCAGGATGGGGACAAAGTGGTGATAAAAACCCTGAGCACCTTCAGAAACACTGAGATCTCTTCCAAACTTGGAGAGGAGTTTGATGAGACCACAGCTGATGACCGGCATGTCAAA TCTACCTTCACCATGGAAGGAGATAAACTTGTGCAAGTGCAGAAGTGGGACGGCAAGGAGACCAAATTTGTCAGAGAAATCAAGGATGGGAAGCTGGTGGCG ACTTTGACTTTTGAGGGAGTCGAGGCAGTCCGCACATATGAGAAAGCCTAA